A window of Roseburia hominis A2-183 genomic DNA:
AGGAATCGGGGACGCAGCTGCTGGAACCTTATCTCTCCTTCATCCTCTATGCGCCCCAGGAATACCTTTCCAGGGCTTATCATGATGCACCGAAATACTGTGCCACCATCGAAACGGCCCAGGTAAAAAAGGATGAAGTTGTCTTTACTGGCGAGATTCCCGCCCGCTGTATACAGGCATACCGTACTGATCTGGCCTTTTACACCAACGGGCGGAGCGTATGCCTTACAGAGCTGAAAGGATATCAGGCCGCTGTCGGTCAGCCGGTCATCCAGCCCCGCCGTCCAAACAGCCGCCTGGACAAGGTGCGCCATATGTTTCAGAAGGTAATGTAAAGATACATAATCGTCAAGACGGCAACAATCAGAAGTTATGGAGGGTAACAATGGAATATAGTAAGGAAGATTTAATGGAAGCAAAAAAGCAAATTTGGGGAGTGGGAGAGAACATGGGAACAGAGGAAAGTAAAAAAATCTGGGAGGAGAACGCACAATTTTGGGATAATGCAATGGGTGACGAATCTAATGAATTTCACAGAGAGGTAGTGCGTCCCAAAGTAACGGAACTTCTATCTCCTAATCCTGCGGATTACATTTTGGATATTGCGTGTGGCAATGGAAATTATTCTTCGTATCTTGCACAAAGAGGCGCTTCGGTTGTCGCTTTTGATTACAGCAAAAAAATGATAGAATTGGCTAAAAGACGGCAATCACAATATGCAAAACAAATTGAATTTTGTGTGGCGGATGCGACCGATAGAAAAAGTATATTAGAATTAAAAAGAAATCGAGCCTTTACGAAAGCAGTTTCTAATATGGCAATTATGGATATTACGGATATTGAACCACTTCTTATGGCTGTTTATGAACTGTTGCAGGAAAGCGGAATTTTTGTCTTTGCAACGCAACACCCTTGTTTTGTCACGTTGACTGAAAAATATATGACACCGCACAGTTACTATGATATAGCGATTGAAGGGCAACCGAAAGAGCAGATTTATTATCATCGTTCCATACAAGATATTTTTAACCTTTGTTTTAGAGCTGGATTTGTCATTGATGGATTTTATGAAGAATGTTTTAAAACCAACAAAGAAATTCCTATGGTAATGATAGTAAGGCTTAAGAAGGTAAAACGTGATAGCTTAAAATAAATTCAAGTTTGTCGGGTAAATAGCAAACCCAGCCGAGCCAGTCAACGGTCAAGATGAACGGCGCATATGCGCCGTCGTTGACAGCCCCGCCCGCCTTTGCTGGTAGGCAATCAAGGGGCGACAGCAAGAAGTGCCACCGCCCCGCACTATTATTCAGAAAGGGGAATTTCCATGACCGACCAGATAGCCTATCAAGAATATATCCAGCGCAGGTACAACGCCTTTTGCAAGACTGTTATCCGCTGTGCCGCCTTGGACAAGATTTTGAAGCTTAAACGGCAATGGGAACGGCAAGTTTCCCTTGACTATCTGATGAACGAGAAGTTTGTCCAGTTTGCCGCGCCGGAGCCGGACGAGGAATACCCATTTACCGTCTGCGGTCAGACCGTCCTGCTCTGCAACGCCGCCCTTGCCGACGCGATCTCTGTTTTGCCGGAGCAGACGCGGGAAGAAATCCTGCGCTATTACTTTCTGCGCCAGCCGCAGCGCGTGATCGGCGCGTGTATTGGC
This region includes:
- a CDS encoding RNA polymerase sigma factor — translated: MTDQIAYQEYIQRRYNAFCKTVIRCAALDKILKLKRQWERQVSLDYLMNEKFVQFAAPEPDEEYPFTVCGQTVLLCNAALADAISVLPEQTREEILRYYFLRQPQRVIGACIGRSRSTAGRHIQLALQRLREEMGVSRYE
- a CDS encoding class I SAM-dependent methyltransferase: MEYSKEDLMEAKKQIWGVGENMGTEESKKIWEENAQFWDNAMGDESNEFHREVVRPKVTELLSPNPADYILDIACGNGNYSSYLAQRGASVVAFDYSKKMIELAKRRQSQYAKQIEFCVADATDRKSILELKRNRAFTKAVSNMAIMDITDIEPLLMAVYELLQESGIFVFATQHPCFVTLTEKYMTPHSYYDIAIEGQPKEQIYYHRSIQDIFNLCFRAGFVIDGFYEECFKTNKEIPMVMIVRLKKVKRDSLK